The following coding sequences are from one Shewanella violacea DSS12 window:
- a CDS encoding 1,4-dihydroxy-2-naphthoate polyprenyltransferase, producing MNPWILAIRPNTLPAAIGPLLVGNILALELEQFSWLIACTSMLCAILLQVAVNLANDYFDFKTGVDTEERLGPVRVTQAGLISPEKVRNAMVLSLVLALIVGSYLIFHGGWPIALLAVAAIGGALGYSAGPYPLASHGLGEVAAFVFFGLVAVVGSYFLQAGETSTAAWILGAAIGCLNAAIMLVNNTRDMTTDAKVGKQTLAVRIGEGQARVLYQTLVYLPFALIIGSFFLGFLPGAPVLLAGLSLVIARKLNSDFSVTSGEALNPLLGRTAKLTMIFSGLFSIGLFLV from the coding sequence ATTTTGGCCATAAGGCCTAATACTCTGCCGGCGGCGATTGGGCCACTCTTGGTAGGAAACATATTAGCCCTCGAATTAGAACAGTTCAGCTGGTTAATCGCCTGTACTTCCATGCTATGTGCCATTTTATTGCAAGTTGCGGTTAACTTAGCCAATGACTACTTCGACTTTAAGACGGGTGTCGATACCGAAGAAAGGTTAGGGCCTGTGCGTGTGACTCAAGCTGGTTTGATCTCACCGGAAAAAGTCCGCAATGCCATGGTGCTCAGCCTAGTACTGGCGCTTATTGTTGGCTCTTATCTCATCTTCCACGGAGGTTGGCCCATTGCACTGCTTGCGGTTGCCGCCATTGGTGGTGCTCTTGGTTATAGCGCAGGGCCATACCCGCTGGCATCCCATGGTTTAGGAGAGGTAGCAGCCTTTGTCTTTTTTGGTCTGGTAGCAGTGGTTGGCAGTTATTTTCTGCAAGCGGGTGAAACCAGCACGGCAGCCTGGATATTGGGCGCTGCCATAGGCTGCTTAAATGCGGCGATAATGCTGGTCAATAACACCCGAGATATGACTACTGACGCAAAAGTGGGCAAACAAACCTTAGCTGTACGCATTGGCGAGGGACAGGCTCGCGTGCTCTATCAAACCTTGGTCTACCTACCTTTCGCACTCATTATTGGCAGTTTCTTTCTCGGTTTCCTGCCAGGCGCCCCTGTGCTACTAGCCGGCCTATCACTGGTAATAGCACGTAAGTTGAACAGTGATTTTAGTGTGACCTCAGGAGAGGCGTTAAACCCATTGCTCGGCCGCACAGCTAAGCTCACCATGATTTTCAGTGGCTTATTTAGTATCGGTTTATTCTTGGTTTAA
- a CDS encoding leucine-rich repeat-containing protein kinase family protein: MQTLAALKNGQLTSTIRLQLAENLTEFPREIFDLADTLEVLDLSNNGLSSLPDDFGRLTQLRILFLSNNQFETLPKVLADCPKLEMIGFKANKIRTVDEDALPVQTRWLILTDNKIEALPDSMGQLYRLQKLALAGNRLSSLPESMANCKNLELVRLSANQLTHLPDWLLQLPKLAWLAFAGNPLDNNASISEPSMVKAMLTVKMTDIDLAEQLGEGASGVIYKGQWNHQPVSLHGTPDTIAVKLFKGEVTSDGYPADELACCLQAGEHTNLIKVISQINEQEHLGLVMELIPPSFFNLGLPPSLVTCTRDTFESGTQFSVSQIAKILQQMAATMTHLHRQAVSHGDLYAHNTMINSDAEMLFGDFGASSELSVLPERQREAMQAIEVRAFGCLLDDLLSVNAKHLNDEAEKSGQQALLSGLVQIRDSCLDDEFALRPRFFEISDKLASVVLQPVTEAQL; this comes from the coding sequence TTGCAAACATTAGCAGCACTTAAAAATGGACAGTTAACATCGACGATACGTTTACAGTTAGCCGAAAATCTAACTGAATTTCCCCGAGAGATCTTTGATTTAGCTGATACTTTAGAAGTGCTGGATCTTTCTAATAATGGCTTATCCAGTTTACCCGATGACTTTGGCCGGCTGACACAGCTCAGAATTCTTTTCCTGTCAAACAATCAATTTGAAACCTTACCTAAGGTGTTAGCCGATTGTCCTAAGCTTGAGATGATAGGTTTTAAGGCGAATAAAATTCGCACTGTCGACGAAGATGCCTTGCCGGTTCAGACTCGCTGGTTAATCTTAACCGATAATAAAATCGAGGCATTACCTGATTCTATGGGGCAACTGTATCGCCTGCAGAAGCTCGCCCTGGCGGGGAATCGTCTCTCGTCGCTGCCTGAGTCTATGGCTAATTGTAAAAATCTAGAATTAGTACGTTTATCGGCAAACCAACTTACTCATCTTCCCGATTGGTTATTGCAATTACCTAAGCTAGCTTGGTTAGCATTCGCTGGTAATCCTCTGGATAATAATGCTTCAATTAGCGAGCCTTCGATGGTCAAGGCTATGCTCACGGTTAAGATGACAGATATCGACTTAGCCGAGCAACTCGGTGAGGGCGCATCCGGTGTCATCTATAAAGGTCAGTGGAATCACCAGCCTGTTAGCTTACATGGCACGCCTGATACTATCGCGGTAAAACTGTTTAAGGGTGAGGTCACTAGTGATGGTTATCCTGCCGATGAACTAGCCTGTTGTTTGCAGGCTGGTGAGCATACAAACCTTATTAAAGTCATCTCTCAGATAAACGAGCAAGAGCATCTGGGTCTGGTGATGGAATTGATCCCGCCGAGTTTCTTTAACTTAGGTCTGCCACCCTCTCTGGTAACTTGTACACGAGATACCTTCGAATCCGGGACTCAGTTTAGCGTGTCACAAATCGCTAAAATTTTACAGCAGATGGCGGCGACTATGACACATCTGCACCGTCAAGCTGTGAGTCATGGGGATCTCTATGCCCACAACACCATGATTAATAGTGATGCTGAGATGCTATTTGGTGATTTTGGTGCCTCGTCGGAATTATCTGTGCTACCTGAGCGACAAAGAGAGGCGATGCAAGCCATAGAAGTTAGAGCCTTTGGCTGTCTACTGGACGATCTCTTGTCCGTTAATGCGAAACACTTAAACGATGAAGCCGAGAAATCGGGCCAGCAAGCGCTCTTGTCTGGGTTAGTACAAATCAGAGACAGCTGCTTAGATGATGAGTTTGCACTTCGTCCCAGATTCTTCGAAATTAGCGACAAGCTAGCGTCAGTTGTTTTGCAGCCAGTGACTGAAGCCCAGCTGTAA
- a CDS encoding DUF3624 domain-containing protein encodes MACNEYESSVFAQKLGRCKSCMWQLSLLSALSWPLWWGLYWDTPYRVESIALVFFCISFTGLLLAHLVVFGYRSLTHRS; translated from the coding sequence ATGGCCTGTAACGAGTATGAGTCGTCAGTTTTTGCGCAAAAGCTGGGGCGTTGTAAATCCTGTATGTGGCAACTCAGCTTGCTATCGGCATTGAGTTGGCCACTATGGTGGGGACTCTATTGGGATACTCCCTATAGAGTCGAGTCCATCGCCCTGGTGTTCTTTTGTATCAGCTTTACAGGGCTTTTGCTGGCTCACCTTGTCGTATTTGGCTATCGTTCACTGACACACAGAAGTTAA